CCTAATTCAGCTACAGGTTTTTCACCTTTATTAACCACTTCTGCATTTTTAATTGGGAATGCGATAAATGCATACTCAGCAGCTGTTTTTGGATCTAATAGACGTTGCCAAGCATATACGAAATCTTTCGCCGTTACTGGATCTCCATTTGACCATTTTGCATCTTTACGTAGTTTGAACGTATATTTTTTACCATCTTCACTTTTCGTGCTAGATTCTGCTGCAGCTGGAATAGGCTTATTATCTTTATCAAGACGATATAATCCTTCCATCGTATTCCCTAGCATTTGTGAAGATACTGTATCTGTTGATTTAGAAGAATCCATCGTTGGAATCTCTTGGTTTACTGTTCGATTCAACACTTGTTTTGCCGCTAATTTTCCCTCTGACTTGCTATCTCCACTTGAGTTTGTGCTTGTCTTTTTATCTCCGCCTGATGTAGAACATGCTGTTAACGCCATGCTCATTGCTAAAACCGGTGCTACAACTGCTGTTAGTTTTTTCATTTGTTTCTTTTTCATTTTGTACCCTCCCTAATTCTTAACGATAGCTATTAAAGAATTTTCTGATAATTCTGTTTTTCTCTATATATTTATCAGACGATTCTTACTAATTCTTATTCTACTAATTTTTTAAATTTTGTAAAGTATTATTATTGAAAATTTTTAAAAAATTATTTTTTTACAGTAATATTCATAAAAATGCCATATGTTGTTCAAACCTTATTTCGCATTCATACACATTCGTTGTTTTAATCACTTTCATCTCATTTACCACTTGAATACTTGTTAATTATTGCTAATAAATAATGCATATATCTAAAAACATCTTTTCTACAAAAATAAAAAAGTCAGCAAAGCTGACTTTTTACCCGGCCATTTTTTTTCGTTTCATTTCCTCTACTACTCTCGTATACTTCTCATCATCAAATTCATTTTCACTTTTTGCAACAACTACAGTTGCAATACCGTTACCAATTAAATTAACGATAGCACGTGCTTCTGACATGAAACGATCTACACCAAGTAATAACGCTAAACCTTCTAATGGGATAACATTCATTGCAGATAGAGTAGATGCTAGCACAATGAATCCCCCGCCGGTTACTGCTGCTGCTCCTTTAGATGTAACTAATAAAATAGCTATTATAGTTAATTGTTGACCTAGTGAAAGATCGACGTGGAAAACTTGTGCTAAAAATATAGTAGCCATCGATAAATAAATTGTTGTTCCATCTAAGTTAAAAGAATAGCCTGTTGGAATGACTAAACCTACTACCGGTTTCGAACACCCGAAGTCTTCCATCTTTGTCATCATTCGCGGCAGTACTGATTCTGACGATGATGTCCCGAGAACAATAAGTAATTCTTCTTTAATATGAGCTAAATATTTCCACAAACTAAATTTATACAGTTTACAAATAAAATTTAAAACAATAAAAACAAATAATGCCATTGTCGCATATACACAAATCATTAATTTGCCAAGTGGTATGAGCGTGCTTAAACCATACTTCCCAATTGTAAATGCCATCCCACCGAATGCTCCAACCGGTGCTAATTTCATTACAATTGATAAAATGTTAAAAAATACTTTCGATAATCTTTCAAAAAAATCAATAACCGGTTGTCCATTTTTCCCTAACATCGTTAATCCTGCGCCAAATAAAATGGAGAAGAATAACACTTGTAAAATATCACCTTTTGCAAATGCTTCAAACATGTTAGACGGCACAATATGTAAAAAGAAATCCATCCATTTCATTTCTTGCCCGCTTTGTACATATTGTGAAACATCTCCGCCTTTTAGTTTTGAGGGATCTAATCCATCTCCGGGACGCACAACATTCGCTACGATGATACCAATAATTAAAGCAGCTGTTGTAACAATTTCAAAATATAATAGTGCCTTCCCACCAACACGGCCTACCTTTTTCATACTTCCCATACTTGCAATACCGAGTACAATTGTTAAAAAGATAATCGGTGCAATAACCATTTTAATCATATTGATGAATGTTTCACCAATTGGCTTCATTTGTTGTCCAACACTCGGCCAAATTGCCCCTACTGCAATACCACAAATAATGGCCACAATAACTTGGAATGTTAAATTCTTTGCAATTCTCATTTTTGCTACTCCCCTGTATTTTCATTTCTCCCAAACTATTTTAAGCAATAACATTTATTCTATGTGATAGCCCCCTTGCTACTTAACTTGAACCCTACTATTACGTTACACTATTAACTCTAATTCTTAAATAGTATATAACATTAAAAACTAAATGTCATACCATTAGACAAAAATAAAAAAGCAGACATTACATCTGCTTTAATTCTCCTCAATTTGCTTTTCACTTAATCCTAGATGTGTTCTAAGAGTATTACTCAAACTCTGTAGATCTTTTTTATTAGGATTATAATAATATACACGTTGCCCGTTTGGGCCATTAGGTAAGTATAAATCATCACCAGCTAATTGTATTTTTTCAACTGAACCGTTTAAACCGTATTTATAAAAAGATAAAATATCGTCCATTACTAAATTTGTTTTAAAATCACCATCAACCGCCTCAACTATTTTTTCTAGCTTCGTAATCGATTCTACACTTTTTAATTTACTTAAAATCGCTTCAATAACAAGTTGTTGGCGCTGTCCTCTCATTGCATCACTATCAATATGGCGCGTTCTTGCTAGTGCGAGTGCTTCTTCCCCATTTAATTTTTGTAATCCTTTTTTCAAATGAATCGTATCAGGTTCATCTTTACTATTTTGCTCCGTAAATTCAACTGGGACATCCACTTCAATACCATCTAACCCATCAACAATTTTAGTAAAGGAACCAAAATTAAATTTCACAAAATAATCAACAGGCACCTGTAACAATTTTTCTACCGCTTCCACAGAAGCTTGCGGTCCTCCATCTTTACCATTTTTAACGAAACCACTTCCATATGCATGGGTTATTTTATCTTTTTTCTTTTCAACTGGAACATATGTGTATGTATCACGCGGTATGCTCGTTAATTTCACTGTTTTATCATCTTTATTAAAAGTCGCTAACAGTAATGCATCTGTATGAAATGCACCATTATATTCCTTTTGTCGTTCTTGATTTTCATCAATTCCCATAATTAAAAGTGAAACATGATTTGCAATTGGCTTTACAGATTTCTCACGTAAATTGGATTTTTCACCTCGTGCTAAATTCAAATTAGATTTTTGTACGAGACTAGAAGTTTTCATATATACATAAGCTCCATAGCCAATTCCACCAAATAGTAATACCGCCAGTAGTAAACTTATTATCGTTTTCTTTTTATATTTTTGCTTAATTTTCTCTTCTCTTAAAGATGAATGATTCCCCATTTACTC
This genomic interval from Bacillus thuringiensis contains the following:
- a CDS encoding dicarboxylate/amino acid:cation symporter; protein product: MRIAKNLTFQVIVAIICGIAVGAIWPSVGQQMKPIGETFINMIKMVIAPIIFLTIVLGIASMGSMKKVGRVGGKALLYFEIVTTAALIIGIIVANVVRPGDGLDPSKLKGGDVSQYVQSGQEMKWMDFFLHIVPSNMFEAFAKGDILQVLFFSILFGAGLTMLGKNGQPVIDFFERLSKVFFNILSIVMKLAPVGAFGGMAFTIGKYGLSTLIPLGKLMICVYATMALFVFIVLNFICKLYKFSLWKYLAHIKEELLIVLGTSSSESVLPRMMTKMEDFGCSKPVVGLVIPTGYSFNLDGTTIYLSMATIFLAQVFHVDLSLGQQLTIIAILLVTSKGAAAVTGGGFIVLASTLSAMNVIPLEGLALLLGVDRFMSEARAIVNLIGNGIATVVVAKSENEFDDEKYTRVVEEMKRKKMAG
- a CDS encoding LCP family protein; translation: MGNHSSLREEKIKQKYKKKTIISLLLAVLLFGGIGYGAYVYMKTSSLVQKSNLNLARGEKSNLREKSVKPIANHVSLLIMGIDENQERQKEYNGAFHTDALLLATFNKDDKTVKLTSIPRDTYTYVPVEKKKDKITHAYGSGFVKNGKDGGPQASVEAVEKLLQVPVDYFVKFNFGSFTKIVDGLDGIEVDVPVEFTEQNSKDEPDTIHLKKGLQKLNGEEALALARTRHIDSDAMRGQRQQLVIEAILSKLKSVESITKLEKIVEAVDGDFKTNLVMDDILSFYKYGLNGSVEKIQLAGDDLYLPNGPNGQRVYYYNPNKKDLQSLSNTLRTHLGLSEKQIEEN